The Thermasporomyces composti region GTGGTGGCCGACGTGATGCGTCGTGGGGTCGTCGCGTACGCGTCGGTCGGCTCCGACGACTGACACGGACTGGAGCCGACCCGCCCCCGCAGGTGACGGGTTGTCCCACGCGCCCGCGGACTTTGGACCTGGGCCATCAGAGGCGGCTGACCAGCCGGTTATTGTGCAGCGGAAGCCTCCGCGAGCACGCGCAACAGGAAGGACGCACACGCCGCATGGCCGACAGCATGGCCACGATCGAGCGCATCTACGCCGACGTGCTCAGGCGTAACCCAGCGGAACACGAGTTCCACCAGGCGGTCCGGGAGGTGTTGGAGTCTCTCGTGCCGGTCTTGGACCGCCACCCTGAGTACGCCGAGATGAAGATGATTGAGCGGATCTGCGAACCAGAACGCCAGATCATCTTCCGGGTGCCGTGGACCGACGACCGTGGCGAGGTTCACATCAACCGCGGGTTCCGCGTGGAGTTCAACTCCGCCTTGGGCCCGTACAAGGGCGGCCTGCGTTTCCACCCGTCGGTCTACCTCGGCACGATCAAGTTCCTCGGTTTCGAGCAGGTCTTCAAGAACGCGCTCACCGGTATGCCCATCGGCGGTGCGAAGGGTGGCTCGGACTTCGACCCCAAGGGCAAGTCGGACGCGGAGATCATGCGGTTCTGCCAGTCGTTCATGACGGAGCTGTACCGCCACCTCGGTGAGCAGACCGACGTGCCGGCTGGAGACATCGGCGTCGGCACCCGTGAGCTCGGCTACCTGTTCGGCCAGTACAAGCGCATCACGAACCGGTACGAGTCCGGCGTCTTGACCGGAAAGGGCCTGAGCTGGGGTGGTGCCCGCGTCCGCAAGGAGGCGACCGGATACGGCGCGGCGTTCTTCGCCCAGGAGATGCTCGCGGCTCGCGGCACGTCGCTGGAGGGCAAGACCGTCGTCGTGTCCGGCGCGGGCAACGTCGCCATCTACGCCGCGGAGAAGTGCAGCCAGCTCGGCGCGCGGGTGATCGCCTGCTCCGACTCCAACGGCTACGTGGTCGACGAGCGCGGACTCAACCTCGAGGTGCTCAAGCAGGTCAAGGAGGTCGAACGGGGTCGGCTCACCGCCTACGCCGAGCGGGTGCCGCACGCGCGTCACGTCGCTGGCGGATCAGTGTGGGACGTGCCGTGTGATGTCGCCATCCCGTCCGCGACCCACAACGAGATCTCCCGCGACACGGCGATCTCGCTGGTGAAGAACGGCTGCATCGCCGTCTCCGAGGGGGCGAACATGCCCACCACCCCGGAGGGAATCAGGGTCTTCCTGGAGGCCGGCATCGCGTACGGTCCCGGCAAGGCCGCGAACGCCGGCGGCGTCGCGACATCCGCGCTGGAGATGCAGCAGAACGCCTCGCGCGACAGCTGGTCGTTCGAGTACACCGAGCGTCGGCTGGAGCAGATCATGCGGGACGTGCACGCCGCCTGCCACGAGGCGGCCGAGGAGTACGGCTCTCCCGGGAACCTCGTCCTGGGCGCGAACGTGACGGGCTTCGTGCGGGTCGCGGAGGCGATGCAGGCACTCGGCCTGATCTGATCAGCGCCCTTCGACAGTCTGGGTACACGTCGGTCTGGCACACCCTCGGTTCGCGTTTGGTCCGGCCGTCAGGTCGGGCCAGACGCGCCGGGGCCGGACGCCCCTGACTCACACGGCAGCGAGCGTGCTCACCAGTCGGGTGGCCGACCCGCCCAGACGCCACTGGTCAACGAGACGTTGCCACCTCTCCAGGTCAGCCGGCTCACGGGGGAGCGCCTGGTCGATGTCGGGAAGGTCCACGTCGGTCGCGACTCGCACCACGTCGCGGGCGGCTGCGAGATAGTCCGCGGCTTGTTGGATCTTGGCGCGCAGGCTGGGTGCCATTCCACTGGCGTCATCACCAGCCGCGGCGATGATGGCATCGATGTCGCCGTAGCGTCCCACCAGGGACGCGGCCGTCTTCTCGCCAACGCCGGGGACCCCTGGCAGGCCGTCGGAGGGATCCCCGCGCAACAGGGCGAAGTCGGCGTAGTGGCGGGCGGGGACCCCGTACTTGCGCTGCACCCACTCCTCGTCGACGACCTGCAGGTTCCCCACGCCCCGCGCGGTGTAGAGGACGCGGACGCCGCGTTCGTCGTCGACGACCTGGAACAGGTCTCGATCGCCGGTCACGACGTCGACCGGCATGTGGGCGCGGGCCGCCAACGTGCCGATCACGTCGTCGGCCTCGTAGCCGGGCGCGCCGACGACCGCGATGCCGAGCGCGTCGAGCGCCTGCCGGATCAGCGGGACCTGGACCTCCAGGGCGGGCGGTACCTCCTCGAGGTCCGGTCCCTCCGGCATTCGCAAGGCCACCCGGTGTGCCTTGTAGCTGGGCACCAGCCGCACCCGCCACGCCGGGCGCCAGTCGTCGTCCCAGCACGCGACCAGGTGGGTCGGCTTGTGGTCGCCGACCAGGCGAGTGAGGAAGTCGAGCAGTCCGCGCACGGCGTTGACCGGTGTCCCATCGGGCGCGCGAAGCGACTCGGGGACGCCATAGAACGCACGAAAGTAGAGCGACGCCGTGTCGAGGAGCAGTAGCTTGGGCACCTCGCCATCGTGGCACAGGCGGGGGACATCGCCTGGTCCACAGCGTGGCCGGACGACGGAGTCGAAGCGCACCCCCTACAGTGATCCGCGTGACATCCGCCGTACCGACCACCGACCTGCGTGCCCGCCTCGATCGCGCCCGCTCGGGCGCGGCGTCGTCCGGACTCGACGCGCTGCTGATCTCGCCCGGACCAGACCTGCGGTACCTCACCGGCTACGACGCCAAGCCGCTCGAACGCCTCACGTGCCTGATCGTGCCCGCCTCGGGCGAACCGACCCTCGTCGTGCCCGCGCTGGAGAAGCCAGCCGCCGAGGCCGCCGGCGTGGAGGCGCTCGACGTGGAGCTGGTGTCCTGGCAGGAGACCGACGACCCGTACGCGCTGGTGGCCAAGCTGCTGCCGGGCGACGTCCGCGCCGTGGGAGTCGACAACCGCATGTGGGCGGAGAAGGTGCTGGCGTTGCGCGCCGCCCTGCCCGGCGTCGAGCAGCGACTGGCCGGTGACGTGCTGCGCGAGCTTCGCATGCGCAAGTCGCCGGCGGAGGTCGCGGCCCTGCGGGAGGCGGCCGCGGCGATCGACCGGGTGCACGCCCGGATCGAGGAATGGCTACGGCCCGGTCGCACGGAGCGGGAGGTCGGCCGGGACATCTACGACGCGATCCTGGCCGAGGGGCACGTCCAGGTCGACTTCGTGATCGTCGGCTCCGGTCCCAACTCGGCGTCTCCCCACCACGAGCTCTCCGACCGGGTGATCGAGCCGGGCGACCCCGTCGTCGTGGACATCGGGGGCACCACCGCGGCCGGCTACTGCTCCGACGAGACCCGCACCTACGTCGCGGGAGGCGAGCCACCGGAGGAGCTGCTGCGCTACTACCAGGTGCTCGAGCGGGCCCAACAGGCCGCGCGCGCCCAGGTGCGGCCCGGCGTGACGGCCGAGTCGGTGGACGCCGCCGCTCGGGATGTCATCACCGCGGCCGGATACGGCCCCGCGTTCATCCACCGCACCGGTCACGGAATTGGCCTCGAAAGCCACGAACACCCCTACATCGTCGCGGGCAACACGCTCCGGCTCGAGCCTGGCATGACGTTCTCTGTCGAGCCCGGCATCTACCTCGAAGGCCGC contains the following coding sequences:
- the gdhA gene encoding NADP-specific glutamate dehydrogenase, producing the protein MADSMATIERIYADVLRRNPAEHEFHQAVREVLESLVPVLDRHPEYAEMKMIERICEPERQIIFRVPWTDDRGEVHINRGFRVEFNSALGPYKGGLRFHPSVYLGTIKFLGFEQVFKNALTGMPIGGAKGGSDFDPKGKSDAEIMRFCQSFMTELYRHLGEQTDVPAGDIGVGTRELGYLFGQYKRITNRYESGVLTGKGLSWGGARVRKEATGYGAAFFAQEMLAARGTSLEGKTVVVSGAGNVAIYAAEKCSQLGARVIACSDSNGYVVDERGLNLEVLKQVKEVERGRLTAYAERVPHARHVAGGSVWDVPCDVAIPSATHNEISRDTAISLVKNGCIAVSEGANMPTTPEGIRVFLEAGIAYGPGKAANAGGVATSALEMQQNASRDSWSFEYTERRLEQIMRDVHAACHEAAEEYGSPGNLVLGANVTGFVRVAEAMQALGLI
- a CDS encoding M24 family metallopeptidase gives rise to the protein MTSAVPTTDLRARLDRARSGAASSGLDALLISPGPDLRYLTGYDAKPLERLTCLIVPASGEPTLVVPALEKPAAEAAGVEALDVELVSWQETDDPYALVAKLLPGDVRAVGVDNRMWAEKVLALRAALPGVEQRLAGDVLRELRMRKSPAEVAALREAAAAIDRVHARIEEWLRPGRTEREVGRDIYDAILAEGHVQVDFVIVGSGPNSASPHHELSDRVIEPGDPVVVDIGGTTAAGYCSDETRTYVAGGEPPEELLRYYQVLERAQQAARAQVRPGVTAESVDAAARDVITAAGYGPAFIHRTGHGIGLESHEHPYIVAGNTLRLEPGMTFSVEPGIYLEGRHGARIEDIVVVTEDGGESLNHRPRGLRVVGG
- a CDS encoding 5'-3' exonuclease; its protein translation is MPKLLLLDTASLYFRAFYGVPESLRAPDGTPVNAVRGLLDFLTRLVGDHKPTHLVACWDDDWRPAWRVRLVPSYKAHRVALRMPEGPDLEEVPPALEVQVPLIRQALDALGIAVVGAPGYEADDVIGTLAARAHMPVDVVTGDRDLFQVVDDERGVRVLYTARGVGNLQVVDEEWVQRKYGVPARHYADFALLRGDPSDGLPGVPGVGEKTAASLVGRYGDIDAIIAAAGDDASGMAPSLRAKIQQAADYLAAARDVVRVATDVDLPDIDQALPREPADLERWQRLVDQWRLGGSATRLVSTLAAV